One region of Quercus lobata isolate SW786 chromosome 2, ValleyOak3.0 Primary Assembly, whole genome shotgun sequence genomic DNA includes:
- the LOC115977006 gene encoding AP-4 complex subunit sigma: MGIRFILMVNKQGQTRLAQYYEYLTLEERRALEGEIVRKCLARNEQQCSFVEHRNYKIVYRRYASLFFLVGVDNDENELAILEFIHLLVETMDRHFGNVCELDIMFHLEKAHFMLEEMVMNGCIVETSKTNILQPIQLMEKSS, from the exons ATGGGGATCAGATTCATATTGATGGTAAACAAACAAGGACAAACCCGTCTTGCCCAATACTACGAGTACCTCACTCTCGAAGAACGTCGTGCTCTCGAAGGTGAAATCGTTCGCAAATGCCTTGCCCGTAACGAGcaacag TGTTCTTTTGTTGAGCATCGGAACTACAAAATTGTATACAGGCGCTATGCATCACTGTTTTTTCTGGTTGGAGTTGACAATGATGAG AATGAACTTGCAATTTTGGAATTCATTCATCTCTTGGTTGAAACCATGGACCGGCATTTTGGCAATGTG TGTGAGCTAGACATCATGTTCCATTTGGAGAAAGCACATTTTATGCTGGAGGAAATGGTCATGAATGGTTGTATCGTGGAGACAAGCAAGACTAACATCCTGCAACCGATACAGCTGATGGAAAAATCGTCATGA
- the LOC115974826 gene encoding uncharacterized protein LOC115974826, which produces MNNHRNSTTSAIGFCLLPSELIQNILLYLVLPEIIRLKLVSKSFSHIISDQDFIRACNIRSRSSTWLFVYKKRWPRDLTLHGFTDQSQRWFQIPIANSLRPIISPGEDLYFLTASGNFFLFVSNTKKVVIFVNLVTQTVKKIPPSPLGPRGTSSWRRSGMKLVAGPPGLDHFRFLFVELVENRPILFVYDSESQKWESMEAKENVANLACLSERESENIYLSVINGRSESVLIVVKSHGDVTTPLILRPRFGGAGNDGGQLTGRFSWGNVIDRLHVYGDGHMMIVTSDGVGKMMLTGIELWGLSLNGRHWQYISKVPSKLMEQIKKPHGVMVGCLEKRDGIVRAALMSNFEGLWLTYDIQTRHWIWVTLPDCKMKGSNMAGFAFSPGITLS; this is translated from the coding sequence ATGAATAATCATCGGAATTCAACGACGAGTGCCATTGGTTTTTGCCTCCTCCCATCCGAACTCATACAAAACATCTTGCTCTATCTAGTTTTACCCGAAATCATTCGATTAAAATTAGTCAGCAAATCCTTTTCTCACATTATCTCTGACCAGGATTTCATTCGAGCATGCAATATAAGATCAAGGTCTAGCACATGGCTCTTTGTGTACAAGAAGAGATGGCCTCGTGATTTGACACTTCATGGCTTTACTGATCAATCTCAGCGTTGGTTCCAAATTCCAATTGCCAATTCATTGAGACCCATAATTTCTCCCGGTGAAGATCTCTATTTTTTGACAGCATCTggtaattttttcctttttgtctcTAATACTAAGAAGGTAGTTATTTTCGTTAATTTGGTCACTCAGACCGTTAAAAAGATCCCTCCAAGTCCATTGGGTCCACGAGGCACATCATCTTGGAGAAGATCCGGAATGAAATTAGTGGCTGGGCCACCCGGGTTGGATCATTTCCGGTTTTTGTTTGTGGAGCTAGTGGAAAACCGGCCCATTTTGTTTGTGTATGACTCAGAAAGTCAGAAGTGGGAGTCTATGGAAGCTAAAGAAAATGTTGCAAATTTGGCATGTCTTagtgaaagagagagtgagaataTTTATCTTAGTGTGATTAATGGAAGAAGTGAAAGTGTTTTAATTGTAGTGAAGTCTCATGGTGATGTTACCACACCATTGATTCTAAGGCCACGATTTGGCGGTGCAGGTAACGATGGTGGACAATTGACCGGCCGATTTAGTTGGGGGAATGTTATTGATCGGTTACACGTGTACGGTGATGGTCACATGATGATTGTGACGTCCGATGGCGTAGGTAAAATGATGTTGACTGGCATAGAACTTTGGGGTTTAAGCTTAAATGGTAGGCATTGGCAATACATTTCAAAAGTTCCTAGTAAATTAATGGAGCAGATTAAGAAGCCCCATGGGGTTATGGTGGGTTGTTTAGAGAAAAGGGATGGGATAGTTAGGGCTGCTTTGATGTCAAATTTTGAAGGTTTATGGCTAACATATGATATACAGACAAGGCATTGGATATGGGTCACACTGCCTGATTGCAAGATGAAGGGTTCAAACATGGCTGGATTTGCCTTCTCCCCTGGCATTACCTTGTCATGA